Proteins from a genomic interval of Desulfomonilaceae bacterium:
- the fabF gene encoding beta-ketoacyl-ACP synthase II yields the protein MRRRVAITGMGLVTCLGSGVDQNWKELTNGHSGITAITSFDPHRLITKIAGEVRSDFDPEARVSAKELRRLDRHQQIGLVAACQAVAQAGLTTPPEDPYRYAVITGSGIGGLSTIQLGQEVLREKGPKRMPPLMIPMAVVNLLPGLVAMRFGFKGPNFGVVNACASSASAIGEAYRLVALGVSDVAVSGGTEAVVGEFAISAFNALRALSTRNSDPEKASRPFDAGRDGFVLAEGAGMMILESFDHAQSRGALILGEIAGYGATSDAYHIVMPDPEGAGAYEAMRLALEDAGISPEQVQYINAHGTSTELNDKTETVAIKRLFGDSAYDISISSTKSMTGHALGAAGAIEAIFTALTLQTGVIPPTINLEDPDPECDLNYTPNKSVDRIVEFGLSNSFAFGGQNVSLLLRRTQ from the coding sequence TTGCGGCGTAGGGTTGCAATTACTGGAATGGGATTGGTCACCTGTCTTGGATCAGGTGTGGACCAAAATTGGAAGGAACTTACAAACGGTCATTCTGGCATTACGGCTATAACTTCGTTTGACCCTCATAGACTTATCACAAAAATCGCCGGTGAAGTTCGATCCGACTTCGATCCGGAGGCGCGAGTTTCAGCCAAGGAACTACGACGCCTGGACAGGCACCAGCAAATCGGTCTTGTAGCTGCGTGTCAGGCCGTTGCGCAAGCTGGTCTGACGACTCCACCTGAGGATCCCTACCGTTATGCAGTCATAACAGGTTCTGGAATTGGGGGACTGAGCACGATTCAGTTGGGGCAAGAGGTATTAAGAGAAAAGGGCCCGAAGAGAATGCCCCCCTTGATGATTCCTATGGCGGTTGTGAATTTGCTGCCTGGCTTGGTTGCAATGAGATTCGGATTTAAGGGGCCCAATTTTGGAGTGGTCAACGCGTGCGCTTCAAGCGCTTCCGCTATTGGGGAGGCGTATCGACTTGTGGCATTAGGAGTTTCCGATGTCGCTGTCTCTGGTGGTACTGAAGCGGTTGTGGGTGAGTTTGCTATTTCAGCCTTTAATGCATTAAGGGCTCTCTCTACTAGAAACAGTGATCCGGAAAAGGCTTCCCGACCTTTCGACGCTGGTCGAGATGGGTTTGTGCTGGCCGAGGGCGCAGGGATGATGATTCTGGAATCTTTCGATCATGCTCAAAGCAGAGGCGCGTTGATTCTTGGAGAAATAGCTGGCTACGGAGCCACTTCTGACGCCTACCATATTGTAATGCCGGATCCAGAAGGCGCAGGTGCCTATGAAGCCATGCGTCTCGCTCTTGAAGACGCCGGGATATCGCCTGAGCAGGTCCAGTATATAAATGCTCATGGAACATCCACGGAACTCAACGATAAGACTGAAACCGTGGCTATTAAACGCCTATTCGGAGATTCGGCTTATGACATTTCAATAAGTTCGACAAAATCCATGACTGGTCACGCATTAGGAGCCGCAGGGGCTATTGAGGCTATTTTTACCGCTTTGACCCTGCAAACGGGTGTGATTCCTCCAACAATAAATCTTGAGGATCCTGATCCCGAGTGTGATCTTAACTATACGCCAAATAAGAGTGTGGACCGGATTGTGGAATTCGGCTTGTCCAATAGCTTCGCGTTCGGGGGGCAAAACGTCTCGCTTCTCCTGAGGAGAACACAGTAG
- a CDS encoding polyprenyl synthetase family protein: protein MNQAFQKYLLENRELVDIALDHHLPSAHTEPYVLHEAMRYSVFAGGKRIRPILAIASAEILGENKSNIMPFAVALECVHTYSLIHDDLPSMDNDDMRRGKPTSHKVFGESTAILAGDALLTLAFEILSSAELVRIFPCHRIIAVIRDLGNACGCGGLIAGQVMDMSCEGKMVDEDSVRKIMLNKTAALIMVSLTGGAKLAGATDDESAIFSAFGEKLGLAFQIRDDLLDLEGDAEKLGKAVKKDRNRGKATYPSLYGSELARDLIKSLLDEAGELIGKLGAKALTLRQLTEYMGRRVS from the coding sequence TTGAACCAAGCTTTTCAGAAATACCTTTTGGAAAACCGTGAATTGGTGGACATAGCTCTGGACCACCATTTACCTAGCGCCCATACCGAACCTTATGTATTGCATGAAGCAATGCGTTACAGTGTCTTCGCTGGAGGGAAACGTATCAGGCCGATTCTGGCTATAGCGTCCGCCGAGATCCTTGGGGAAAACAAATCTAATATCATGCCATTTGCGGTGGCTTTGGAATGTGTCCATACTTACTCATTAATTCACGACGATCTGCCGTCTATGGACAACGACGACATGAGGAGGGGCAAACCTACTTCCCATAAGGTTTTCGGTGAATCTACAGCGATATTAGCTGGGGATGCGCTGCTGACACTCGCATTTGAAATACTAAGTTCCGCGGAGCTGGTCAGGATATTTCCATGCCACAGGATTATAGCGGTTATCAGGGATTTAGGTAACGCATGTGGCTGCGGTGGTTTGATAGCCGGACAGGTTATGGACATGTCATGCGAGGGCAAAATGGTTGATGAGGATTCGGTCCGGAAAATTATGCTGAACAAAACGGCCGCTCTGATAATGGTTTCATTGACTGGTGGAGCTAAACTGGCTGGAGCCACCGACGATGAATCAGCTATTTTTTCAGCATTCGGGGAAAAACTGGGATTGGCCTTTCAGATCAGGGATGATTTGCTTGATCTGGAGGGAGATGCTGAGAAACTGGGAAAAGCTGTAAAAAAGGATAGGAATCGCGGTAAAGCTACCTATCCTTCTTTGTACGGGTCGGAACTAGCGAGAGATCTTATTAAGAGCCTCCTCGATGAGGCCGGAGAATTAATTGGTAAGCTTGGAGCGAAAGCTTTGACCTTGCGCCAGCTCACAGAATATATGGGTCGGCGAGTTAGCTGA
- the fabD gene encoding ACP S-malonyltransferase, with the protein MATDLSSPGNSSIAVMFPGQGSQFPGMCSDVVAQDPESRETLEFADGILGYPLSQIMEGKIGDDLNQTVYTQPAIFVHSMLIWRLIQRKIGLKPAGAVGHSLGEYSALCAAGVLSFEDGLKLVKIRSEAMNNAQAPGSCGMAAIIGVPHDRISEILSSVRQESVLAIANYNSPDQCVISGSIDAVDRAVEALNREKRSRVVRLPVSSAFHTKLMGPATQTLEKSLEGVSFISSRIPVIANYNAQPYPTSPGEMRSLLLKQLVSPVLWESCIRKMIGMGMGLFVEIGPGKVLSGLIKRIDRSVSVIAVQDVQAIGDLVGAIS; encoded by the coding sequence ATGGCGACCGATTTGTCATCCCCGGGTAACTCTTCTATTGCCGTAATGTTTCCTGGACAAGGGTCGCAATTCCCCGGAATGTGCTCAGATGTGGTGGCCCAAGACCCTGAGTCCCGCGAGACCTTGGAGTTTGCGGATGGGATCCTCGGTTATCCATTGAGCCAAATAATGGAGGGTAAAATCGGCGATGACCTAAATCAGACCGTGTATACCCAACCCGCCATATTTGTCCATTCCATGCTGATATGGCGTTTGATTCAGCGAAAAATCGGACTCAAACCTGCCGGAGCCGTCGGTCATTCTCTAGGTGAATACAGCGCATTGTGCGCGGCAGGGGTGTTGAGTTTCGAGGATGGTCTAAAATTGGTAAAGATTAGATCCGAGGCTATGAATAACGCCCAGGCCCCTGGATCTTGCGGAATGGCAGCTATAATCGGTGTTCCACACGATAGGATAAGTGAAATACTATCATCTGTCAGACAGGAATCCGTTCTGGCTATTGCCAATTACAATTCTCCAGACCAATGTGTAATCTCTGGGTCAATTGACGCAGTTGATCGAGCTGTTGAAGCCTTAAATAGAGAGAAGCGTTCACGCGTTGTCCGCTTACCTGTTTCGTCCGCGTTTCACACTAAACTTATGGGACCCGCGACCCAAACACTGGAGAAAAGTTTGGAAGGTGTTAGTTTCATATCCTCGAGAATTCCCGTTATAGCCAACTATAACGCTCAACCTTATCCCACAAGTCCCGGCGAAATGAGATCTCTCTTGTTGAAACAGTTAGTGTCCCCCGTTCTTTGGGAATCCTGTATAAGAAAGATGATAGGAATGGGAATGGGCCTCTTTGTAGAAATCGGTCCAGGAAAGGTCCTTTCAGGCCTGATAAAGAGAATAGACCGGTCGGTGTCGGTTATTGCCGTTCAGGATGTCCAGGCTATTGGCGATCTTGTCGGAGCGATCTCATGA
- a CDS encoding alpha/beta hydrolase — protein sequence MIIIFLDLIVFIIFLSTLIYCLARFWEYFETGPTNQDRTDFIWTQDGHRIAVHRYFTGTKTEGQPVILCHGLAGNRFIFDLKNSPSLAEFLKTRNRDVWVPELRGSGYSGRPGILLTDSPLKWNFDDHLNYDVSAIINHVIKETGSKSVHWVGHSMGGMLIEAYLARNQGSQLTSAIAIGSPADFSAMGDYPFKRIMGAKPALKIFPFNPMIPLTKCVFLFYKFFPKFPSAFFCLENIDAGVMKKIVAIGTELISSSGLWQDMARFLEEGKFEDPEGRPYLKGLESSATPLLAMCGTKDRVAPRASALSVCATSSASCVRESALMGKESGCKSDYGHVDLLLGVRAHEEVFPIIENWLKRWDS from the coding sequence ATGATTATCATCTTTCTAGATTTGATAGTGTTTATAATTTTTCTTTCGACTCTGATTTATTGTCTGGCCAGATTCTGGGAGTACTTCGAAACGGGTCCGACAAACCAGGATCGGACTGATTTCATCTGGACACAAGATGGACACCGAATAGCCGTCCATCGTTACTTCACTGGAACAAAGACTGAGGGACAACCAGTCATTCTCTGCCATGGTCTCGCGGGAAACCGATTCATATTTGATTTGAAAAATAGTCCCTCGCTTGCTGAATTCCTGAAAACAAGGAATAGAGACGTCTGGGTGCCTGAACTCCGAGGATCGGGTTACAGTGGTCGACCGGGAATACTCCTTACTGACAGCCCCTTAAAATGGAATTTCGATGATCATCTGAATTATGACGTCAGCGCAATCATTAACCATGTCATCAAAGAAACGGGATCGAAGTCAGTGCATTGGGTCGGTCACAGTATGGGAGGGATGCTTATTGAAGCCTATCTAGCCAGAAACCAGGGATCTCAACTTACCTCTGCCATAGCGATTGGTTCTCCGGCCGATTTTAGCGCGATGGGCGACTATCCTTTCAAGAGAATTATGGGGGCAAAACCGGCGTTAAAAATATTTCCTTTCAATCCAATGATTCCTTTGACTAAGTGCGTTTTCCTTTTTTACAAATTTTTCCCCAAGTTCCCATCAGCGTTTTTTTGCCTGGAAAATATTGACGCTGGTGTAATGAAAAAAATTGTCGCTATTGGAACTGAACTGATCTCATCGAGCGGATTATGGCAGGACATGGCACGTTTCCTTGAAGAAGGCAAATTCGAGGACCCAGAAGGACGGCCTTACCTAAAAGGTCTTGAATCGTCGGCAACTCCGCTGCTTGCCATGTGTGGAACAAAGGATCGCGTAGCTCCCAGAGCCTCGGCTCTTTCCGTTTGCGCAACATCTAGCGCCTCATGCGTGAGAGAGAGCGCTCTGATGGGTAAGGAAAGCGGTTGTAAAAGTGACTACGGACACGTAGATCTGCTGCTGGGCGTAAGAGCGCATGAGGAGGTGTTTCCAATAATTGAGAATTGGTTGAAAAGATGGGATTCGTGA
- the xseB gene encoding exodeoxyribonuclease VII small subunit, translated as MSFETEESNETDNFDIGLEKLKTIVEELESGGSGLQQSLKLFEEGVGVSRRLFEILSRSEGRVEELLADLDRVPFDRSES; from the coding sequence ATGTCATTTGAGACAGAAGAATCTAACGAGACGGATAATTTTGATATTGGCCTGGAAAAACTCAAGACAATAGTCGAAGAACTGGAGAGTGGGGGATCCGGTCTACAGCAAAGTCTAAAACTGTTTGAGGAGGGTGTTGGGGTTTCACGCCGTTTGTTTGAAATATTGAGCCGTTCGGAAGGAAGGGTTGAAGAGCTTCTAGCTGACCTCGATCGTGTTCCGTTTGATCGAAGCGAGAGTTAG
- the dxs gene encoding 1-deoxy-D-xylulose-5-phosphate synthase — protein MEDKENISFEKSILGRIQSPEDIKALPFECLKTLSEEIRNVIIQTVSEKGGHLASSLGVVELTVALLRVFSPPLDRIVFDVGHQSYAYKILTGRRDRFNTLRSKGGIAGFPKRRESPYDFFDTGHAGNAISVAAGLAQARCLSGNIHKVIALVGDGSLNCGVSYEGLNQAGAAEKDLIIILNDNEMSISPNVGAMAAYLNRIMTGQLVTRFRDEIKSILKNLPGVMGRSIYGLARQFEDALKGFITPGRLFEDLGFKYVGPIDGHHVRYLVETLTNVKRFHEPVLVHVLTCKGKGYSKAEEDPSKFHGVGPFDVLSGMVLSSEEGPPSFTTVFGSTMVKLAEQDSKIIAITAAMEYGTGLADFGRIFPKRFFDVGIAEQHGIVFSAGLALDGYKPVVAIYSTFLQRGYDHIIHDVCMQNLPVVFALDRAGIVGEDGPTHHGVFDIAFMRNIPNLVVMAPANEDELADMLYTGIQINCPCAIRYPRSKGLGARLKDFPETIPVGRGLLVKDGPDLVIIALGSMLSPAIQAAELLESSGISAAVVNPRFVKPLDRELISSMAKATKHVITVEEGVLSGGFGSSVLELLSDEGLSDVKITRIGIPDEFVEHGSRDELLADYGLTSQGIANTAYAFHKRMTMNLVPGRDSLGVSPH, from the coding sequence ATGGAAGATAAAGAAAACATTTCATTTGAAAAATCGATTTTAGGCCGTATCCAATCTCCTGAAGATATTAAGGCTTTGCCGTTTGAATGCCTCAAGACACTTAGCGAGGAAATACGAAATGTAATAATCCAAACGGTGTCTGAGAAAGGCGGCCATTTGGCTTCCAGCCTTGGAGTGGTAGAGCTTACCGTAGCTCTTTTAAGGGTTTTTTCCCCGCCGCTGGACCGGATCGTTTTCGATGTGGGCCACCAATCTTACGCTTACAAGATTCTCACCGGCCGTCGTGACAGGTTTAATACACTAAGATCAAAAGGTGGAATAGCAGGTTTTCCGAAGAGGAGGGAAAGTCCTTACGACTTCTTTGATACCGGCCATGCGGGCAACGCTATTAGTGTCGCTGCGGGACTTGCCCAGGCTAGGTGTTTGAGCGGAAATATCCACAAAGTTATAGCGCTGGTAGGAGACGGGTCCCTAAACTGCGGGGTGTCTTATGAAGGATTGAATCAGGCGGGCGCAGCGGAAAAAGATCTCATAATAATTCTTAATGACAATGAAATGTCTATATCGCCAAACGTGGGGGCCATGGCGGCGTATTTGAACCGGATAATGACCGGCCAACTTGTTACTCGATTCAGAGATGAAATCAAAAGTATTCTTAAAAATCTTCCTGGAGTAATGGGACGCTCAATTTATGGTTTGGCCCGGCAATTTGAGGATGCTCTAAAGGGGTTTATTACTCCTGGCAGATTGTTCGAGGATCTCGGGTTCAAATATGTTGGACCGATCGATGGCCATCACGTGCGCTATCTTGTCGAGACTCTCACCAATGTAAAGCGGTTCCATGAACCTGTACTAGTCCATGTCCTCACATGCAAGGGCAAAGGCTATAGCAAAGCTGAAGAAGACCCTAGTAAATTTCACGGTGTTGGACCATTCGATGTTCTCTCAGGTATGGTTTTGTCTTCAGAAGAAGGTCCGCCGAGCTTTACGACAGTGTTTGGTAGTACCATGGTCAAGCTGGCTGAGCAGGATTCAAAAATTATAGCCATTACGGCGGCAATGGAATACGGGACTGGTCTTGCGGATTTTGGTCGGATTTTTCCCAAGCGGTTCTTTGATGTTGGTATAGCGGAGCAGCATGGGATAGTATTTTCGGCAGGCTTGGCCCTGGATGGATACAAACCTGTGGTCGCCATATACTCCACCTTTTTGCAACGGGGGTATGACCACATTATTCACGACGTATGCATGCAGAATCTTCCGGTCGTTTTCGCATTGGACAGGGCTGGAATTGTGGGAGAAGACGGGCCTACACACCATGGGGTTTTTGATATAGCATTCATGCGAAATATTCCGAATCTTGTGGTTATGGCCCCGGCCAATGAAGATGAACTCGCCGACATGCTATATACCGGCATACAAATTAACTGCCCCTGCGCCATCCGCTACCCTCGGTCCAAAGGACTCGGAGCGCGTTTGAAAGATTTTCCGGAAACCATTCCCGTAGGTAGAGGATTACTGGTGAAGGACGGACCGGATTTGGTTATAATTGCTCTGGGTTCGATGCTATCTCCGGCAATTCAAGCTGCTGAATTACTTGAATCCTCCGGAATCTCGGCTGCTGTAGTAAATCCGAGATTTGTCAAGCCGTTGGATAGAGAGTTGATTAGCAGTATGGCCAAGGCTACAAAGCATGTCATTACAGTGGAAGAGGGCGTTCTCTCCGGGGGATTCGGAAGCTCTGTGCTTGAGTTGTTGTCAGATGAAGGTCTGTCAGATGTCAAAATCACTAGAATTGGAATTCCAGACGAGTTTGTGGAGCATGGATCGAGAGACGAGCTACTGGCGGACTACGGTCTTACCTCGCAAGGAATAGCAAACACCGCTTACGCTTTTCACAAGCGAATGACTATGAATCTGGTCCCTGGAAGGGACTCTTTGGGAGTTAGTCCGCATTGA
- the rpiB gene encoding ribose 5-phosphate isomerase B: MANILVGSDHAGFAFKELVKKRLAALGFEAVDVGCFSEASCDYPIFARDLCEKIQQNVEKKGVLICGTGLGMSMAANRFKGVRAALCANEYHARMSRAHNDSNVLCLGARVLGQDLALSILEVWLATEFEGGRHQGRVDMIESICT, from the coding sequence ATGGCAAATATTTTAGTCGGCTCTGATCATGCTGGATTTGCCTTCAAGGAACTTGTCAAGAAACGCCTCGCAGCGTTGGGTTTTGAAGCCGTGGATGTTGGTTGTTTTTCCGAGGCTTCTTGTGATTACCCTATATTTGCGCGTGATTTGTGCGAAAAAATCCAGCAAAACGTCGAAAAAAAAGGTGTCCTGATATGTGGCACAGGGTTGGGAATGTCCATGGCGGCCAACAGATTCAAAGGTGTAAGGGCTGCGCTGTGCGCAAATGAATATCATGCTAGGATGAGCAGAGCCCACAATGACTCAAATGTGTTGTGCCTTGGGGCCCGTGTACTGGGACAAGACCTTGCTTTATCAATTTTGGAAGTTTGGCTCGCCACCGAATTTGAAGGTGGGCGGCATCAAGGAAGAGTAGACATGATTGAGTCAATCTGCACATGA
- a CDS encoding OmpA family protein codes for MRSMRRFLGRFILILTVIVSSTWLFNDGSFGDDCRKTPNILVLFDASGFMKEKDHYQTLLKQMDYFSKAIPLTADGFFNIGLRHYGLKVGMGCASTESILSIQPWDPERFINSFPKSVSYGTSSLAAGLRAAGDEIASANGKSIIVVVGGGIESCKADPIRIAEQICQNNPDVEIHTFQIGNAQDGAYFMKGIAQKGRGQYYKTDQFNSPAGWHAWMLKYWVKPCGTTGASPSSGAAPASFAPILFDFNNFSVASKDPGINAANRASLDSLALALRQNPNSRVTLKGYSDGRGKPEQNLAVSRKRAQAVSQFLSTVYGIPKSRMSVQGMGASVQGLGAPHQQDDRMGRRVEIELSR; via the coding sequence ATGCGTTCTATGCGGCGTTTTCTCGGTAGATTTATTCTAATACTCACTGTCATTGTATCATCAACCTGGCTTTTTAATGATGGGTCTTTCGGTGATGATTGTCGCAAGACACCTAATATACTCGTTTTGTTTGACGCCTCCGGATTTATGAAGGAAAAGGACCACTATCAGACCCTCTTAAAACAGATGGACTATTTCTCCAAAGCCATCCCATTAACGGCTGATGGCTTTTTCAATATAGGTCTTAGGCATTATGGGTTAAAGGTTGGCATGGGATGCGCCAGCACGGAAAGTATTCTTTCAATACAGCCGTGGGACCCGGAGAGATTTATCAATTCCTTCCCCAAGTCCGTGTCCTATGGTACCAGTTCTCTGGCAGCCGGACTTAGGGCTGCTGGAGACGAAATCGCCTCAGCTAACGGTAAAAGCATTATTGTTGTAGTTGGTGGAGGAATAGAATCATGCAAAGCTGATCCTATTCGAATCGCCGAACAAATTTGTCAGAATAATCCCGATGTTGAAATACACACGTTCCAAATCGGAAACGCCCAGGATGGGGCCTATTTCATGAAGGGAATCGCTCAGAAGGGTCGGGGGCAATATTATAAAACGGACCAATTCAATTCACCGGCAGGTTGGCACGCCTGGATGTTAAAATACTGGGTGAAACCGTGTGGAACGACTGGAGCCTCTCCCAGTTCCGGGGCTGCTCCCGCGTCATTTGCTCCCATATTGTTTGATTTTAACAACTTCTCTGTGGCATCCAAAGACCCGGGAATTAACGCAGCGAACAGAGCCTCTCTGGATTCTTTAGCTCTGGCGTTGAGACAGAACCCAAATTCCAGGGTTACTCTCAAAGGGTATTCCGACGGTCGTGGCAAACCGGAACAAAATCTGGCTGTGTCCCGTAAGCGCGCTCAAGCGGTAAGCCAATTCCTCTCAACTGTTTACGGGATTCCCAAATCGAGAATGTCTGTTCAGGGAATGGGAGCGTCAGTGCAAGGACTAGGGGCTCCTCATCAGCAGGATGATCGTATGGGGCGACGGGTAGAAATTGAACTTAGCCGGTGA
- the acpP gene encoding acyl carrier protein, whose amino-acid sequence MDDIEKKIVELVAEVLVDVNKENIRLDSKIVEDLGAESLDIYDMIALLEDEFGMEISDEEVEKIRTVQDVADFIKASQTKS is encoded by the coding sequence ATGGACGATATTGAGAAAAAAATCGTGGAACTCGTCGCTGAAGTTTTAGTAGACGTAAACAAGGAAAACATAAGGTTGGATTCAAAGATCGTTGAAGACTTAGGAGCGGAGTCTTTGGACATCTATGATATGATCGCCCTACTTGAGGACGAATTTGGAATGGAAATTAGCGATGAGGAAGTCGAGAAGATTAGAACTGTTCAGGATGTGGCCGATTTTATCAAAGCCAGCCAGACGAAGTCCTAG
- the fabG gene encoding 3-oxoacyl-[acyl-carrier-protein] reductase: MNQVSTLLDLNGKTALVTGAAKGIGREIAVQLALCGAFVIINYRSDDDSAKRTLELISEIGGQGSLHKFDVSDSEAVDSNIIKALSERLSIEILVNNAGIARDGLLGRMKDADWRDVLDTNLTGTFNMCRALAKTMIRKRYGRIVNISSTAGELGNAGQVNYSASKAGIIGLTKALARELAPRNILVNCVAPGMICSGISEQLNQDQLQTILRHVPLGRLGQPREVGLAVAFLCSNMADYITGQVLRVNGGLYM, encoded by the coding sequence ATGAATCAAGTCTCGACCCTGCTCGACCTTAACGGCAAAACGGCGTTGGTAACAGGGGCGGCAAAGGGAATTGGAAGAGAAATAGCGGTTCAACTTGCTCTCTGTGGCGCTTTCGTAATAATTAACTACAGATCTGACGACGATTCTGCAAAAAGAACTTTAGAATTAATTTCTGAAATAGGTGGCCAGGGTAGCCTCCACAAATTCGATGTTTCCGATAGTGAGGCTGTAGATTCGAACATCATCAAGGCTCTCAGTGAAAGGTTGTCCATTGAAATCCTCGTCAACAACGCGGGCATAGCCAGGGATGGTCTTCTCGGGCGCATGAAGGACGCGGACTGGCGAGATGTTCTGGATACCAACCTCACGGGGACATTCAACATGTGTAGGGCCTTAGCGAAGACCATGATCCGAAAACGCTACGGAAGAATAGTAAATATTTCCTCAACCGCAGGAGAACTTGGGAACGCCGGGCAAGTAAACTATTCAGCCTCAAAAGCCGGAATAATAGGATTGACTAAAGCGCTTGCTCGGGAACTCGCTCCACGAAACATACTTGTGAACTGTGTGGCCCCAGGAATGATATGTAGCGGAATTTCAGAACAATTGAACCAGGATCAACTCCAGACGATTCTACGTCATGTGCCGTTGGGAAGGCTCGGTCAGCCACGTGAGGTTGGTTTGGCAGTCGCTTTTCTGTGTTCAAATATGGCTGACTATATTACCGGTCAAGTGTTGAGAGTTAACGGTGGCCTATATATGTAA
- the rpmF gene encoding 50S ribosomal protein L32, translating to MPVPKKRVSRTRRDKRRTHDKLTPVNLSKCPECSQPVVPHRVCPSCGYYKNRTVLNVD from the coding sequence ATGCCAGTCCCCAAAAAACGGGTTTCCCGTACAAGACGTGATAAGAGAAGAACTCACGACAAGTTGACTCCGGTAAATCTTTCGAAATGTCCGGAATGCTCCCAGCCTGTGGTTCCTCATAGGGTGTGCCCAAGCTGTGGTTATTATAAGAACCGGACAGTCCTCAATGTTGACTAG
- a CDS encoding YceD family protein encodes MKIHIEDIPRNGLEIEFDGSNDVLTEALASVTLPPDVSVNPRITGRVEIKRDFDKFLIHGDVEAKMMCKCSRCLCPYEQTISVNVDLVATSSSDQADDYEQESKLEYNEILIENDEIDIGELIVQEIFLDIPMKPLCKDDCPGLCPKCGAVLGADGCECSNGTEIDSRWEKLITLKPRLNN; translated from the coding sequence ATGAAAATTCATATTGAAGACATACCCAGGAATGGTCTGGAAATAGAGTTCGACGGATCAAACGATGTTTTGACTGAGGCTTTGGCGTCTGTCACATTGCCTCCCGATGTGAGCGTCAATCCACGGATCACCGGCCGGGTGGAAATCAAGAGAGACTTCGACAAATTCTTAATACACGGGGATGTCGAAGCTAAAATGATGTGTAAATGTTCCAGGTGCCTTTGCCCTTATGAACAGACAATTTCTGTGAATGTTGATCTTGTTGCAACCAGCTCTTCAGATCAGGCCGATGATTATGAACAGGAATCCAAATTAGAATATAATGAAATTTTGATTGAAAACGATGAAATCGATATTGGTGAATTGATTGTCCAGGAAATTTTTCTGGACATTCCTATGAAACCATTGTGTAAAGACGATTGTCCTGGGCTTTGCCCAAAATGCGGCGCAGTCTTGGGGGCCGACGGATGCGAATGCTCCAACGGAACTGAGATTGACTCAAGGTGGGAAAAGCTCATTACATTGAAGCCAAGATTGAATAATTGA